The Solidesulfovibrio fructosivorans JJ] DNA window TTCCCGCTCCAGGGCCAGACGCCACAGCACTTCCCCGGCCTCGTGTTCGCGGTCGAGCCGGCAAAGCCGTTCCCGCACCACGGCCACGGCGGCCTCCTCGGCGGCGTCGGCGCCCTCGCCCCGGCCCTCGGCCACGGGCGGCGGCGGGGCTTCGTCGGCCACGGATACGGCGTTTAAGTTCCAGGCCTGCAGGGATTTCAGATGGCCATGATCAAGGGTCGTTCCCTTGGGCATGAGGAAACGCCCGCCGGGTGTGAGCACATCCTCGGCCAGGATCATGCCCTCCCGCAATTCGGAAACGTTGCGTCTGACCAATCGCCCCCCAAGCCCGCGTCAACGCGATGCATTCCTGCTATCGCACAATCATAAGGGATTGGGACAGGCTGTCAAGAAAGGCCGGGCGACGGAGAGGGCGCGGGGCGGACGGCCGGTTCCGAAAACCGTGCACTTCCGCCCCGCAAAAGGCTTCCCGCGGGACGCCCGCCGGGCCCTACTCGGGAAGATTGATGCGAAAATCCATGCGCCCGAAGGAGTCCAAGCTGTCGTCGGAGTTGCCGCGACCCTCGTGCTCCTCGGCGGAACGGGGGGCGGCCGAACGGTTCTTGCGGCGACGCCGGGCAATGATCTCCTTGAGCAGCTCGTCGCGGCCCATATAGCAGTCCATGCACATATCGTCGCGGGGGCTGAACTCCGAGGCGCGCTTGCGCAGGTTGCACACCTTGCAGATGCGGGCGTCGGAAACCGAAGTCACCGCTTCCTCGTCCTCGTCCTCGTCCCCTCCGCCGGAGTCCTCGTTGTCGACTGGCTCCGCGACAACTTCTTCATGCTCATGGCGAGGGGCCTTTTCCCGACGCGGTTTCGCCGCCGCCGGGCGGACGGGAGCCTCGGCCTCGCGGGGCTCGCTTTCCACGCGCAAGGCGAAAGGCCCTTTGCGGGTGCGCACCTGGATCTCGCCGCCAAGCAGATCGGGAAAAAGCTCCGCGAAAATGCGCACGAGCTGAAACTTCTTGTCCACTCCCTTGCGCCGCACCCGGATATACGCCCGGCTGCCCTGCACCGTGGGCCAGATGGCCTTATCCAGATTGGCGCCCCCGTCCTGGAGAAAGCGCCCCTCGACGACAAGCCCCTCCTCGCAGATATAGTACTCCGTACCGGGTTCGCAGTGAAAATAATCCGCCTCGGGGGGTATCTTCTTCCAAGCCAAAGCCGGACCCTCGTTTAGCCGCTTGCGGCTCTGTTACAGTCCCAAATCCTGATTGATGCATATCACCGTGACGCGTCCCCTGGGAAAGGACTTTTCGGTGATGGTCCAAACGTTGCAAATACGCTCCGGGCTGCCACAGTCCTCGCAACGGGAGGTGACCGCGCAGGGCGTCTTCTTCGCCAGGCGGATGGCATTGGCCGGAGCGGCGTATTCCTTGATGCGGCGCACGGCGGAGGTCAGGTCCGGCACGATCTTGTTGCGCCCGACAAAGACCACGACCCGCTTGGGGCCGAAAGCGATGGCGCAGGCCCGGTTGCCGATCATGTCCAGGTTGACCAGCACGCCGTCCTCGGTCACGGCGTTGGTGCCGGTGAAAAAGAGATCGGACAGAAGCGCCTGCCGCCGCCGCTCGTAAGCCTGCTCGGCGGAAAGCGTCTTATCCAGGGTATTGATGACCTCGATGTCCGGCATGGCGGCCAGCTCCGCCGGCAGGCCGGTTGCGAGCAGGGTGGCCGAACCGCCGTAGGCCACGGTTTTGGCCCCGGAGGCGGGGAGAATTTCGTTTATGACGAGGTCACGCGCCGCCGCCGCGTCGGGCACGACGTGGGCGTTGAAGTGGTTGCCCTGAAGAGCCTTGGCCAACTCCTCAAGCCGCTTGGCGTAATATGTCTCGATCGGTGCCTGCATGCCGTCTCCTTTGCGCCGCCCGGTCCGTCGGCGCAAGACCTTTTAATCGCGCGGCGCAAAAAAGCAAGGCATGCGGCCCTAGGGATACAAGGCGCGCAATTCGCGCAGGAAATCCCCCACGGTCGGGTCCTTGCGGTTTTGTCGCACGACCACCCAGAGTCCCCAGGAAACCGGGATGTTTCTATTTTTCCTGTCGGTATAAAACGCATCCAGCGCCGTGACGATCCTGCCGGCGGGCATGCCGGCGAAAAAGGCGTCGGACTGGCGCATGATGCTTTCCATGATGTCGGTGCAAATGGTGTATTCGTTTTTGAGGGTGATCCCCAAAATATTCTCGTTGAGGTTGAAGCCGTCGAAGATGCCGAGGATCAGGTCGGTTTTCTGCTCGCGCGAGAGCCCGGACCAAAATGCCCCGGCCCGTTTGACCGCCAAGGCCCGCGACGGCGCGCAAAGCAGCGTCGCCAGGACAATCGCCCCGACCAATGCCGCCATACCGGCCGATAGCGCCATGCGCCTTTGCGCCATTTCCCTCTCCCTCCGGTCCCCCGGGCGGGCTTTTTTTGTTGCGCCAACGTTGTAGAGCAACAACGATATCGATTCAATGGGTTGCGCAAAAAGGCAACGCTTTTTTACGTGGAAAGCATTTCCGGCGGCAAATGTTCGACCGTGACCGGCCCGATGAGCGGCATGGCCGGCGAGACGGCCAGCACGGCCATGGCGGCGTTGGGCCAGGCGACGGCTTGCCGGACGGCCCGGAAGCGGACCATGGCTTCCTCGGCCCCGAGCGGCCCGGCCAAAACCCGCAGCACCACCCCGCGCAAAAACTGGCCATGGGAAAAAACGACCGCCGGGCCCCGGGTCCTGGCGACGCGTTCCATGAAAGATTCCACACGGTCCCAGAAGCCGACAAAGGACTCGGCGCCGTCGCCGTCGCGCCAGCGCGGGTCCAGGCGTTTCCAATAGGCGACCACGGCCTCGCCACGCTCCTTTCTGGTCGTGCCGATGTAGCGGTGTGGGGCCAGGTAGGTGAATTCCTGCACCGGCCAGACCGCGACGGACGCTTCGGGAAACCGTTCGCAAAGGGGCGTTGCCGTCTGCACCGCCCTGTCGAAGGAGGAAAAAACGACCAGCCTGGGCGCGCGCCGAAAGCAGGAAGCCACAAGGGCGGCCTGCCTTTGCCCCAGGTCGGTCAAGGGGATGGTATCGGGATAGTCGGTCACATGGCCGGCGTTGGAAGCGCTTTGTCCGTGGCGGATCAGGCGGAAAAGCGGCATGGAATCCCCTTTTCCCCTATTCGATGACAAATTGCAGGAAGTAGATGCGCACCACGCGCGGCCCGCCCACGGCCTTGTTCATGACCGCCAGGAGCTGACGCTTGAACTCGCGTTTGCCACGCGGCGTGGACAATTCGGCCACGGTCCGCTCGCGCAGGAAAAGCAGGACGGCCTCGCGCGTTTCCGGACTTGCCGCAAGGCGCGCCGCATCTTCGCTTATGCACTGGGCCTCGAAGGCCAGATGCAGCCGGGCCAAGCGCGCGCCGTCGGTGATATTGACGTCGACGTCGGAGTAGACGGCCGTGCCGCCCCTGACGAAGGTTTCCCGCTGCTGCGCCGGAGCGTCCCGGGCCGCAAGCAGCGCGCACAGCAGGGCTACGGTCCCAAAAAGCAGTGCAAGATGTCGTCGCATCCCCTCATCTCCACTTTTCGAGGGTCGCCGTCAACGAAACGCCGTCGTGCGCAGCCGCAGGGCGATGCACGTGGCCGTGGCCGCCGAAAGGAGCAGCAGCCCGGCCGCGGCGAAAAAGCCGTACTCGGCAAGCAGCAGCCCGGGCAGATAGGTCCCGAGCGACCCACCCGAATAATAAAAAGAAATGTAGAGGCCGTTGACAAGCCCCTTGTGCTCGTTCTCCGCGCCGTTGAGCACGCCCGGGGCCACGGAGTGGGCCAGAAACATGCCCGAACACAGCACGAAGACGCTGGCGAAGATCGCCGCCTGGGCGGGGATGGAAAATACGGCCGCCGCCGTGATGACGATGGCGGCCCCGGCGCTCATGGCCCGGGTCGGTCCCCCGAAGTTTTTGGCAAACCGGTGGGAAGTGAGGCTTACGATGATGCCCATGAGATAGCCGGAATACATGACCCCGGCCCGAAGCGGTGAATAGCCGCCCGAAAGATGGCCCAGGCGAAAGGGCAGCAGGTTGAGCATGCCGGAAAAGACGAAGAAAAGCAGGGCGACCACGGCGTAGGTCGCGGCAAAGCCCGGCTTTTTGAGCACCTGCGGGGCATAGGCCAGACGGATGGGCGAAAAGGCCGTGCGCGCATCCGGCGGCAGGGTCAGGCAGGCCGCCGCGCAAAGGGCCAGGAAGCAGCCCAAGCCGGCGAAGGGGATGCGCCAGCCAAAGGCCTGGGCGGTCAGACCGGAAAAAAAACGCCCGAAAAAGCCCCCGAACACCGTGACCGCGATATAGGCGGCCATGACGCGGCGCACCTGGGATGGCGGCGCGGCAGTGGCCAGATAGGTCATAAGCGCCGTCAAAAGCGCCGGCACGAGCAACCCCTGCCCCACGCGAACGGCCAGAAACCAGCCGAAATTGGGCGCCAGGCACAGGCCGCCGGCGCACACGGCCAGCAAGGCCAGGGAAATGCCGATCAACGGGCGGGCCGGCACGGCGTCGAGAAAAAAACCGTAGGCCAGCGGGGCAAGGCCCAGCGGCAGCATGGTGGCGGTGATGGTCAGCCCGGCCGTGGACTCGGACACGCCGAAGGTCGAGGCCAGGACCGGAAGCAGCGGCTGGGGCGCGTAAATGGAGGAGATGCCGCTGACCGTGGCGGCGTACAATACGAAAAGCGTCCATTTCCCCATACGTTTCGCTCCCTGTGGCCTCGAGCCAACGGCCTTTATACGCACAACGCTTGCCGGAGGAAAGTATAAAGCCGTCTAGACCGGGAAAATGCCTTCGGCGCCGCGGGAGCGGGTGCGACGCCGAAGGCGTGGGGTATGCGGCCACGGGACGGGGAACGTCACCGGACGACCGATCGGGGGGAAGGCCGCCGCATGGTGACGGGTCCGATGACCGCTGACCTGCCCGGTAATGCGCGGACAAAGGGGCCGACCAGCCATTTGAGGGAAGCCCCACAAGGCGCCCGCCACAACAAAGCGTCTTGCAAGGGAAACGCGCGCGAAGGGAAAGCCCTTTTCCGAGGTTTTTCCCTCACGCGGCTTCATTTTCAAAACGAATCCGCCACCTAGGACAGCCGGTCGATGTCCAGGGCCTCGCCGCAATGGGGGCAGCGCGACAGCCGGGCCCGGAACAGGCGGCTCGGTCGGAAGAAAAGCGCCCGCCAGGTCGGGCCGGTCGGTTTGAATTCCACCAGGATGGACATGCCGCAGCGGCAATAGCGACGTTGCATGATGCGCCTCCGTGTTGCGCGGTCGCGCAACAATCAGTTTATAAGTATAAACACAGCGGAGAAAAAAATTTCCCCCTTACAGCTCGCGCCCCACCCACAACACGCGCCCAATGACCCGCAAG harbors:
- a CDS encoding histidine phosphatase family protein, which gives rise to MPLFRLIRHGQSASNAGHVTDYPDTIPLTDLGQRQAALVASCFRRAPRLVVFSSFDRAVQTATPLCERFPEASVAVWPVQEFTYLAPHRYIGTTRKERGEAVVAYWKRLDPRWRDGDGAESFVGFWDRVESFMERVARTRGPAVVFSHGQFLRGVVLRVLAGPLGAEEAMVRFRAVRQAVAWPNAAMAVLAVSPAMPLIGPVTVEHLPPEMLST
- a CDS encoding lactate utilization protein codes for the protein MQAPIETYYAKRLEELAKALQGNHFNAHVVPDAAAARDLVINEILPASGAKTVAYGGSATLLATGLPAELAAMPDIEVINTLDKTLSAEQAYERRRQALLSDLFFTGTNAVTEDGVLVNLDMIGNRACAIAFGPKRVVVFVGRNKIVPDLTSAVRRIKEYAAPANAIRLAKKTPCAVTSRCEDCGSPERICNVWTITEKSFPRGRVTVICINQDLGL
- a CDS encoding MFS transporter translates to MGKWTLFVLYAATVSGISSIYAPQPLLPVLASTFGVSESTAGLTITATMLPLGLAPLAYGFFLDAVPARPLIGISLALLAVCAGGLCLAPNFGWFLAVRVGQGLLVPALLTALMTYLATAAPPSQVRRVMAAYIAVTVFGGFFGRFFSGLTAQAFGWRIPFAGLGCFLALCAAACLTLPPDARTAFSPIRLAYAPQVLKKPGFAATYAVVALLFFVFSGMLNLLPFRLGHLSGGYSPLRAGVMYSGYLMGIIVSLTSHRFAKNFGGPTRAMSAGAAIVITAAAVFSIPAQAAIFASVFVLCSGMFLAHSVAPGVLNGAENEHKGLVNGLYISFYYSGGSLGTYLPGLLLAEYGFFAAAGLLLLSAATATCIALRLRTTAFR
- a CDS encoding flagellar basal body-associated FliL family protein; this encodes MRRHLALLFGTVALLCALLAARDAPAQQRETFVRGGTAVYSDVDVNITDGARLARLHLAFEAQCISEDAARLAASPETREAVLLFLRERTVAELSTPRGKREFKRQLLAVMNKAVGGPRVVRIYFLQFVIE